DNA from Gemmatimonadaceae bacterium:
GCAATGCGCTTCAACGTCCGGTCGATCCCGACGATTCTCTTCTTCAAGAACGGCAAGTTGGTGGACACCGTCATCGGTGCGGTGCCGAAGGCGCGGCTCTCGGAGAAATTCCAGAAGTACGCCGTGTCGGAGACCGCGTCCCTGAAGCAGGGCTGAACGCGTAACGGCAGTCAGACATGAGAGCCCGGTCTTGGAAATCCTCCAGGACCGGGCTTTTTGTTTGCGCAGCGCTTAGACTGAAATGACCATGCGCTGGTTCGTGCGGCCGGCGCAGGACCAACTCTCCGAGCAGCCACCCGATCGTCGTGACGTCGTCTGCGGGACGCCTGTACGTGGTGAGCACGCCGATCGGGAACCTCGGCGATTTTTCGGCGCGCGCGGTGGACGTGTTGCGATCGGTCGCGTCGGTGCTGGCGGAGGACACCCGGCACTCGCGTCACCTCCTGGACCACTACGAGATCCAGACATCGCTCGCGTCGTATCACGAACACAACGAGGCGCGAGAAACGCCGCGCATTCTCGACCGGCTCGCGGGCGGCGAGTCGTTCGCGTTGATCAGCGACGCTGGTACGCCGCTGCTTTCCGATCCGGGTGCGCGGTTGGTGAGAGCGGCGATCGACGCGGGCATCGACGTGGTGCCGGTGCCCGGCGCGTCGGCGCTGTTGGCGGCGCTGGTCGCGTCGGGATTGGGTGTCGATCGCTTCACGTTTTTTGGATTTCTTCCGCGAAAGGGGCATGAGCGCACGGACGCGCTCGAGGCCATTGCTTCGTTGACGCACACGGCCGTGGTGTACGAAGCGCCGGGGCGGGTCGCCGACACATTGGCCGAGCTCGAGCGTCATGGCGCGGGGGAGCGGGAGGCGGCGGTGGCGCGGGAGCTGACGAAGCAGTTCGAGGAGACGCGCCGGGGAACGGTAGCGGAGCTGGCGCGGTACTACGCGGATGCGCCGCCCCGGGGCGAAGTGGTGATCGTGCTCGCGGGGCGTGCTCCGTCGTCACCCGATGAGGGCGCGGCGCGCGAGCGGGCGCGCGTGTTGCGAGAGGGCGGGGCGAGCGCCCGTGATGTGGCGCGTGCCTTGGTGGAAGAGCACGGGCTTGCCCGCAACGCGGCGTACCGGCTGGCGCACGAGCCGGAGTAGCGCGCGCGTCTGACCAGTTGCCGTGAGTGGTGCATGCCGATGCGACGCATTGCCTTCATCCTGTGTGCCGGTCTCGTCTCGTTAGGCGCGGGGCGCGCGGCGCGCCCCGCGCCGGCGTCTTCCGCCGCCGAGGACGGCCTGCGCATGACCATTGCGCGGCTGCAGTACGACGGCGGCGGCGATTGGTACGCCAATCCGTCGAGCCTGCCTAACTTGCTCGAGGCGATCGGGACGCGGACGTCGCTCAAGGTCGAGCGCACCGAAGCGCGCATCACGCTGATGGATGACCGGTTGTGGGACTATCCGTTCATCCACGTGACCGGCCACGGCAACATTCATTTCAGCGACGCCGAAGTGGCGCGGCTGCGCGAGTATCTGGAGCGCGGCGGCTTCATCCACTTCAGCGACAACTACGGCATGGACGCGAGCTTCCGCCGGGAGATCAAGCGCGTGTTTCCCGACCGGCCGCTGGTCGACGTGCCGTTGTCGCATCCGATCTATCACATCGTGTACGATTTTCCGCGCGGGCTGCCCAAGATCCACGTGCACGACGGCAAGCCGGCGGAAGGGTTGGGCATTTTCCTGGGCGACCGGCTGGCGGTGTTCTACGATTATCAGTGCGATCTGGGGAACGGCTGGGAGGACACGACGGTGTACCACGATCCTCCGGCGAAGCACGAAGCGGCGCTGCGCATGGGAGTGAATCTGTTCGTGTACGCGGTCACCAGCCGGCCGGTGTCGTGACGGTCACGGGGCTGGTGCGGCGCGAGCGGTCGCGGTTAGGCATCGCGATCCTGGCGCGGGGGGTGGCCGTTGGCGTGGCGGCGGCGGCGGTACTGCTGGCGGCCAGCACGCTTGCGTTAGGCAGCGCGCGGTGGATCACGCGGCCGGGCGCGCCGCTGGCGTCGTGGGGCGTGGCGGTGGTGGCGGCGCTCATCGCGTGCTGGTGGGCCCGCGGCGCGGTGCGGGCCGCGGCGTCGTCGCACGCCGTCGCCCGGGCGATCGAGCGCGAGCGCTCGCTCCGGCGCGGGTCGGTGCGCGCGGCCCTCGAGGTGCGCGACGCCGGCGCCCTCGGCCGCCATGCGGCCGAGGCGCTGGGGTCGCGCCTCGCCAGTGTCCGCGGGGCGCTCGCGCCCGCGGCGCAGCGCACCGCGCTGCGCCGTGGCGCGATCGCCCTCCTCGCCGCCGTCGCCGGCCTGGCCGTGTTGGGCGCGGCGCGAGGCGCCGCGCCCGACGGATGGCGCGCCATCCGCCACCCCATCGGCGCCTTCCGCGGCACCATCCTGCCTCCGTTAGTCATCGAGGACGCCGCACACGAGATCATGCGCGGCGACAAGATGCCGCTCCGCATCCGCGCGCAGGACCGCGTCGCCATCGAGCTCCACGTCCGCACCACCGGCTCCGCCTGGCGCACGCTCGACCTGCCCGTCACGGGCGGCGAGGCCGCCACCGAGTTAGGCCCGCTCGATGCCGACCTCGCGATCGTCGCCACCGACGGCCGCGTCCGCACCGACACGCTCGTCGTCCACGTCACCGACCGGCCATTCGTCGGCGACGTCGCGATCCGCGCCATCTACCCGTCGTACCTCGGCCGCGCCACCGAGACCATCCCGACCGGCGAGCCGGCCCGTGTGCCGCGCGGCACCGTGCTCGCGATCAGCGGACGCGCATCCACGATGCTCGACGCGATCGCGCTCGCCCGCGAGAAGGACACGGTGCGCCTGCGGCCGGATGGCCACGCGTTCGCCGGACGCCTCGTCGCGCACGAGAGCGGCCACTGGACCTGGGCGGCCGCCGGCGAGCGCGGCGCCATCGCCGACGTGCCGCAGCCGCTGGACCTCGAGGTGGTCGCCGATTCCGCGCCGCGCATCGACATCGTCGCGCCGGCGCGCGACACGATCGTGCTCGCCGATGCGCAGGTCGCGCTGCGGCTCACGGCCGGGGACGACCACGGGCTCGCCGACATCACGCTGCGCACCACGCGGCGCATGGCCGACGGCACGTCGATGCCCCAGGTGGCGCAGGAGCTCGCGTCGCCTAACGCGACCGCGTGGACCGGCGTCGTGCCGCTCGATCTCGCGCCGCGGCAGCTCGGGCCCGGCGACGCACTGTCCGTCATCGCCGCCGCCACCGACAACTCGCCGTGGCGGCAGACCACCGTCAGCCGCGAGATCGTGCTGCGCGTCCCGACGCTCACCGAGCAGCGGGAGCGCGCCCGCGCGTTGGCGGATTCGACCGCGTCGGAAGTGGCGTCCGCCGCGCGCAACGAGCGCGACCTCGCCCAACGGACCGACGAAGCGGCACGGTCGCGCGCCGACCGGGCGCCATCCACCGGGTCGTCACAGCCTAACGCAACCTCCGCGGCCGGGGACGCGCAGACGCCGCGCGCCATGTCGTACGAGAGCGCCGAGCAGGCGAAGGCGCTGGCCCGCGAGCAGCAGCAGCTCGCCGATCGCGTCCGCCAGGCCCAACAGACCGCGCAACAGCTCGAGCAGCAGCTCCGCGCCGCGGGCGTG
Protein-coding regions in this window:
- the rsmI gene encoding 16S rRNA (cytidine(1402)-2'-O)-methyltransferase, which codes for MTSSAGRLYVVSTPIGNLGDFSARAVDVLRSVASVLAEDTRHSRHLLDHYEIQTSLASYHEHNEARETPRILDRLAGGESFALISDAGTPLLSDPGARLVRAAIDAGIDVVPVPGASALLAALVASGLGVDRFTFFGFLPRKGHERTDALEAIASLTHTAVVYEAPGRVADTLAELERHGAGEREAAVARELTKQFEETRRGTVAELARYYADAPPRGEVVIVLAGRAPSSPDEGAARERARVLREGGASARDVARALVEEHGLARNAAYRLAHEPE
- a CDS encoding DUF4159 domain-containing protein, coding for MRRIAFILCAGLVSLGAGRAARPAPASSAAEDGLRMTIARLQYDGGGDWYANPSSLPNLLEAIGTRTSLKVERTEARITLMDDRLWDYPFIHVTGHGNIHFSDAEVARLREYLERGGFIHFSDNYGMDASFRREIKRVFPDRPLVDVPLSHPIYHIVYDFPRGLPKIHVHDGKPAEGLGIFLGDRLAVFYDYQCDLGNGWEDTTVYHDPPAKHEAALRMGVNLFVYAVTSRPVS